From Pseudomonas sp. LS1212, the proteins below share one genomic window:
- a CDS encoding TauD/TfdA family dioxygenase — protein MSIVPPSSRALGAVRRKAMNVSEQQLVSERLLSPDHALPLVIEPAVSGVDLVAWATRERESLEKKLLQYGALLFRGFSVLSVEQFDQVIVALSPGALEYMFRASPRTRVGGNIYTSTDYPADQMIFPHNEHSYSPRFPLRLFFYCHIPSETGGETPIGSTRAVKASISPEIEARFREKGVLYVRNYGDGFGLPWQTVFQSEDRSKVEAYCASVGIEVEWKDNNRLRTRQRGPAVVRHPRTGEEVWFNHATFFHISTLPPAVRDSLQSNFNDLDLPTNTFYGDGEPIEPQVLESLRSAYLDSLVRFSWQQGDVLFIDNMLAVHGREPFTGKRAIMTGMAEALLSSDVAA, from the coding sequence ATGTCTATCGTGCCCCCATCGTCTCGTGCCCTTGGCGCCGTGCGCCGCAAAGCCATGAACGTCTCGGAGCAGCAACTGGTCAGCGAACGTCTGCTGAGCCCGGACCACGCCTTGCCACTGGTGATCGAGCCGGCAGTCAGCGGCGTCGATCTGGTCGCTTGGGCGACCCGGGAGCGCGAATCCCTGGAGAAGAAACTACTGCAGTACGGCGCCCTGCTGTTTCGCGGGTTCTCGGTGCTGTCGGTGGAGCAATTCGATCAGGTCATCGTCGCCCTCTCCCCCGGCGCGCTGGAATACATGTTCCGCGCCTCGCCGCGCACCCGGGTCGGCGGCAACATCTACACCTCGACCGATTACCCGGCCGATCAGATGATTTTCCCGCACAACGAGCACTCTTATTCGCCACGCTTTCCGCTGCGGCTGTTCTTCTATTGCCACATCCCGTCCGAAACCGGCGGTGAAACGCCTATCGGTTCGACCCGTGCCGTGAAGGCGAGCATCAGCCCCGAAATCGAAGCGCGGTTCCGTGAGAAAGGTGTGCTGTACGTGCGCAACTACGGTGACGGTTTTGGCCTGCCGTGGCAGACCGTGTTCCAGTCCGAAGACCGCAGCAAAGTGGAAGCCTACTGCGCCAGCGTCGGCATCGAAGTGGAATGGAAGGACAACAATCGCTTGCGCACTCGCCAGCGTGGGCCAGCCGTGGTGCGTCACCCGCGTACCGGCGAGGAAGTCTGGTTCAACCACGCGACCTTCTTCCACATCAGCACCCTGCCCCCGGCGGTCCGCGATTCGCTGCAAAGCAACTTCAACGACCTCGACCTGCCCACCAACACCTTTTATGGCGACGGCGAACCGATCGAACCACAAGTACTGGAGTCGCTGCGATCGGCCTACCTTGACTCACTGGTGCGGTTCAGCTGGCAGCAGGGCGACGTATTGTTCATCGACAACATGCTCGCGGTACACGGTCGCGAACCCTTTACCGGCAAGCGCGCAATCATGACCGGCATGGCAGAAGCGCTGCTGTCGAGCGACGTCGCCGCCTGA
- a CDS encoding amino acid adenylation domain-containing protein, which translates to MSGLQGFRISPQQASVYPHINGAAEHPFSCHLQWSLSRPLDFDALNSRLLALMADSEILRTRLMPVPGLRHPVQVIHETCALPVTVQDLRQHSPADQDAALTSLAAQPRDWTNPLSVTLVQLSNEQSVLDLAAASSHFDLASLKLLAAALLQDADPDLSEALQYADYAEWRWSLTEDEPDHPGVSFWKPLSESEQPALQLSLGSATGNGFAPARVDLELPADLARHPALTSNLMLTAWAAVLGRLAGQQQVPITLIHESRGPELESALGLFEQCLPVRIDLDAQTTLLEQSKHVGATVERTVGWQDYYTRSLNGGYAFAWRSGDAQERFASAVMNPVKACLNVRQLPDSLHAHVVYDRHTLSAEAAACLAEQWLQLLLGALAEPQQAWAHLPLSGPLQAQVIGAQPSLPSIEPVTLVELIARQVRQQPNAIALSDKDGDLSYARLDACATHLAHQLVAAGIGPGVPVGILFARSNAAIVAMLAVLKAGGAYVPVDPSYPADRRAYMLADSAIAHIVVSAELADSVPGSLQRFVLDDLTAPESSDLPPLPEPHADDLAYLIYTSGSTGAPKAVEITHGALSFSTQVRMASYETPVRAYLLLSSFAFDSSVAGIFWTLAQGGRLVLPATGEELEMSRLAQLIAQHRVSHGLSLPSLYQALLDQLQRAGGADSLECWIVAGEACPPSLIAQHSKTLPQARLVNEYGPTEATVWATYEVLDPARALSIGRPIAGMDLRVLNEHGIASGIGEPGEIVLAGPTLARGYRNKPEETAKAFVTLADGTRAYRTGDLACWLADGRLAFLGRKDHQVKLRGYRIELGEIERQLCSHSDVREAAVIVQEHAAGKRLLAYILAAHGYAPDSEAIKRFLGERLPSYMVPARVLTLPTFPRTPNGKLDTRQLPDPDQFDEGAHVAPRNAMETTLQAIVAKVLKLSTVSVTENFFAIGGDSILSLQVVAQAHEQGIALSAKHVFERQTIAAMAEVAQPLAAGTAEPVADSAEFSASGLSDDEMQALMAELNEADL; encoded by the coding sequence ATGAGCGGACTCCAAGGTTTTCGTATTTCGCCGCAACAGGCATCTGTGTACCCGCACATCAACGGCGCGGCCGAACACCCGTTCAGTTGCCATTTGCAATGGTCGTTGTCCCGGCCGTTGGACTTCGATGCGCTGAACAGCCGTCTGCTGGCACTGATGGCCGACAGCGAGATCCTGCGCACGCGCCTGATGCCGGTGCCGGGTTTGCGCCACCCGGTGCAGGTGATTCACGAAACCTGCGCCCTGCCCGTGACCGTGCAGGACTTGCGTCAGCACAGCCCCGCCGATCAGGACGCCGCGCTGACCAGCCTTGCCGCTCAGCCCCGTGACTGGACGAACCCGCTGTCCGTGACCCTGGTGCAACTGTCGAACGAACAGTCAGTACTGGATCTGGCCGCCGCCAGCAGCCACTTCGACCTCGCCAGCCTGAAACTGCTGGCCGCTGCGCTGCTGCAAGACGCCGATCCGGATCTGTCCGAAGCGCTGCAATACGCCGACTACGCCGAGTGGCGCTGGAGCCTGACAGAAGACGAGCCGGACCATCCTGGCGTGAGCTTCTGGAAGCCCCTGAGCGAAAGCGAGCAGCCGGCCTTGCAGCTGTCGCTTGGATCGGCCACCGGCAACGGGTTTGCTCCGGCACGGGTGGATCTGGAATTGCCCGCCGACCTTGCCCGCCACCCGGCGCTGACCTCGAACTTGATGTTGACGGCGTGGGCCGCAGTACTCGGACGGTTGGCTGGCCAGCAGCAAGTCCCGATCACACTGATCCACGAAAGCCGTGGCCCGGAACTGGAAAGCGCGTTGGGCTTGTTCGAGCAATGCCTGCCGGTGCGCATCGATCTGGATGCCCAGACAACCCTGCTGGAGCAAAGCAAACACGTCGGCGCCACGGTCGAACGCACGGTCGGCTGGCAGGACTATTACACCCGGAGTCTCAATGGCGGTTACGCCTTTGCCTGGCGTTCGGGCGATGCCCAGGAACGTTTTGCCAGCGCGGTAATGAACCCGGTGAAGGCCTGCCTGAACGTACGCCAATTGCCCGACAGCCTGCACGCTCACGTGGTTTACGACCGCCATACGTTAAGCGCCGAAGCGGCGGCCTGCCTCGCCGAGCAATGGCTGCAACTGCTGCTGGGCGCGCTGGCCGAGCCGCAGCAAGCCTGGGCTCATCTACCACTGAGCGGGCCGCTTCAGGCACAGGTTATCGGCGCCCAACCGAGCTTGCCGTCGATCGAGCCGGTGACCCTGGTCGAGCTGATTGCCCGTCAGGTTCGCCAACAGCCGAACGCTATCGCCCTCAGCGACAAGGACGGCGACCTGAGCTACGCCCGCCTCGATGCCTGCGCGACTCATCTGGCCCATCAACTGGTGGCGGCCGGCATCGGTCCGGGCGTGCCTGTAGGCATTCTGTTCGCCCGCAGCAACGCCGCCATCGTCGCCATGCTCGCAGTGTTGAAGGCCGGTGGCGCTTACGTGCCGGTTGATCCGTCCTACCCGGCGGATCGTCGCGCCTACATGCTCGCCGACAGTGCCATTGCGCACATCGTGGTCAGCGCCGAGCTGGCCGACAGCGTGCCCGGCAGCCTGCAACGTTTCGTGCTCGACGACCTGACGGCGCCCGAATCCAGCGACCTGCCGCCGCTGCCCGAGCCTCACGCGGACGACCTGGCGTATCTGATTTATACCTCCGGTTCCACTGGCGCGCCGAAAGCCGTGGAAATCACCCACGGTGCGCTGAGTTTCTCGACCCAAGTGCGGATGGCCTCCTATGAGACGCCGGTGCGTGCCTACCTGCTGCTGTCGTCTTTTGCCTTCGACAGCTCGGTAGCCGGTATTTTCTGGACGCTGGCCCAGGGCGGGCGTCTGGTGCTGCCGGCTACTGGCGAAGAACTTGAGATGTCCCGTCTGGCGCAGCTGATTGCCCAGCATCGGGTCAGCCACGGTCTGTCGCTGCCGTCGCTCTATCAGGCCTTGCTCGACCAGTTGCAGCGCGCCGGTGGCGCCGACAGCCTCGAGTGCTGGATTGTTGCCGGTGAAGCCTGCCCTCCTTCGTTGATCGCCCAGCACAGCAAGACCTTGCCACAGGCCCGACTGGTGAACGAATACGGCCCCACCGAAGCCACGGTCTGGGCCACCTATGAAGTCCTCGACCCGGCCCGGGCGCTGAGCATCGGACGCCCGATCGCCGGCATGGACCTGCGCGTACTGAACGAACACGGCATCGCCAGCGGCATCGGCGAACCGGGGGAAATCGTCCTCGCCGGCCCGACCCTGGCCCGGGGTTATCGCAACAAACCCGAAGAAACCGCCAAAGCCTTCGTCACCCTGGCCGATGGCACCCGCGCCTACCGCACGGGCGACCTGGCCTGCTGGCTGGCGGACGGGCGCCTGGCGTTCCTCGGCCGCAAGGACCATCAGGTCAAGTTGCGCGGCTACCGCATCGAGCTCGGGGAAATCGAACGTCAACTGTGCAGCCACAGCGACGTGCGCGAAGCCGCGGTGATCGTACAAGAACACGCGGCCGGCAAGCGTCTGCTCGCCTACATCCTGGCCGCTCACGGCTACGCGCCGGACTCGGAAGCGATCAAGCGCTTCCTCGGTGAACGCCTGCCGTCGTACATGGTACCGGCCCGGGTGCTGACCCTGCCGACCTTCCCGCGCACCCCCAACGGCAAGCTCGACACCCGCCAATTACCCGACCCGGATCAGTTCGACGAAGGCGCCCACGTGGCACCGCGCAACGCGATGGAAACCACCCTGCAAGCCATCGTCGCCAAGGTTTTGAAGCTTTCGACCGTGAGCGTTACCGAGAACTTCTTCGCCATTGGCGGCGACTCGATCCTGAGCCTGCAAGTGGTGGCTCAGGCCCACGAGCAAGGCATCGCACTCTCGGCCAAGCATGTCTTCGAGCGCCAGACCATCGCCGCCATGGCCGAAGTCGCACAGCCGCTGGCCGCAGGCACCGCCGAGCCGGTGGCCGATAGCGCCGAGTTCAGCGCCTCGGGCCTGTCCGATGACGAAATGCAAGCGCTGATGGCCGAGCTGAACGAGGCCGACCTGTGA